A window of Saccharomyces paradoxus chromosome XIII, complete sequence genomic DNA:
TGGGCCTAACCACATGTCTGATTTCATCCATAGAATTTAAAACAGGCGACAATCCACCATGAACACAAAAAATCTTCCCGGCTACGATGGCGGCTAATGGCAATGTATTAAAAGTATCGATAAAGGTCTTCCAGATCTTGATGTTACAACGACGTTTACATTCATCATAAAATCCATAAACCCTTGTAACGTTAGCACATTCATGGTTGCCTcttaataagaaaaaattttcaggGTACTTTATCTTGTAACAGAACAACAGTAAGATAGTTTCCAGCGACTGTTTACCACGGTCCACGTAATCCCCTAGAAATAGATAATTTGAGGATGGTGGAAACCCACATTTAGTGAAAAGCCTCAAGAGATCCCCATATTGCCCATGAACGTCGCCTACAATTTTTACAGGAGGTGACAATTCTAACAAGGAAGgttgagaaagaaatatttcacGAGCCTTGATGCaaatttgtaaaatttcgttgttcttcaaacaaacattttttgttctcttGGCAGCGTAGCCCGCATCCAGTAATTTTTGGATAGTTTCATCAATATCGATAggttttttaaatttttttgtggCATTTTTGTTTCCGGAAGAGTGCATTATATCATCTAATTCCCCATTCGGATCTTTTATGCTATTtgttatattattatttttatcattaacATTTTCCATTGACGCATGGGTATCACTCAATTGAGACGAGTTTTCAATGTCATCATCATGGTTGAGGAGTTTGCTTGGATAAATATCGCGGCTCGAATGGTGATTCAATGAAGAGGTCGAATTATAAGTAAAGTATTCACCAGATTGATCCGTTAGTTTGGACAAGCCTGGAGAGTTTAATGGGGTGCTATAAGCGGTATTACCGTCCGATCCAAACGAAGACTTCCTACTGTGTAATGAAGAAGCATGAGAATTTGACCGGGTTAATGCCTGTACGAGATAATTTTCCTGGTTGTTAGGGGAGGACAATCCACTGTTAGCTTCTTCATGGGTCACATCTGATTTCCTTCTTGACACTGATCCGCTTCTTATACTGGACGGACGAGAATTCGAAGATCTAGAAAACCTTTTAGTATGCGAGATGTCGTTGTCTTtgtcatcattatcatcgTCTGTTAAGGCGTTCTCATAATAGGTAGATGAGTATGAGGATTTATGCTTAGATACCTGTGTACTActattgtttatttttaagaTAGGCGATTTAGGTTCCATTTGGATCATTGAAGGTGGTAAATCAGCAGCAGCCTTAGTATTATAACTTGATCTTCTAGAAGTAGAAGGCCTTTTAgtagaagatgatgaaggaGTAGTTAACAATTCGTTTTGAGAATTCGAATGCGAATGTGAGCTAGAGGGGAAATGGTAGCGATTAGTGTGAGAGCTATGTCGTTGATGATTAACCTCAAGATTGGACTTCGATGGAGTGGAGGGATCGGCGACGTTTGAATTAGTATTCGTAGTGGACGACGAAGGAAGAGATCGCCTCGATCTTGAAGACTTATTTGATTTTGCAGACTTCACAGAATGGGAAGTCTCAGTTCTCGACACTTGAGGACGGGGGTTTCTCGAGGAGGAACTCGAATGTGAATCCTTTttggaagattttgaaCTTGAATTACCCATTTTGAAAACGAAGGAAAGATAAGCAGAGAGTGGTTGATTTGTTGTGTTTTATGACAGATTCTTCagggaaaaagaagcaactATAacgataaaataaaaataaaacgataaagaaaagtataATCAAATGTATTTCAGAGAAGTACTTTTATATAATCTTTATATTTAAActtgagagaaaaagattTAACATGTATTGccaaaacaaacaaaactAATAATGGAAGCTATTGTATTGTGCTTTTATGTTACTCACGTGCCAATGATTCACGAGAGAAAGCTGATTAACAGAACTAGAAGAGATCTACAATAatcgttttctttttttttttcattaatttaTACGCTATCCTTTTAAAAATAGCATGTCATTTCAAACGACATGTtaaaaattatatatatatacatatgtgTATGTTCATATATGTTGGAGCCGCTGCACATGGTCTGTAGCTATCTGAACAGGGATCCTTGCCCTTCGCCTTGAGTTCTCCAGTAAGCGTTCGGCAAAGTGTCCGACTGCAGACGGTAGAGTCTCCATGCTTCACGGATGTGTTCGGGCAGTAAGGGACTATTGTTGTATTTTTCGATGCTTACATCTAGTTTGTTgaattgaagaacaagCTTATTGTACTGCTCAATGAGTTGTAACTTCAAGTCTTGTGAATTGTGGTCAGATTGTTGTAAAGATTTTGACTGTAATAATGAGTTTCCCAGTGTAGTTTCACGCTTGTCTACTTCCTCATCgtcgaagaaaaaatcaggCTCGTCTTCGGGCACGCTATCGGATTGATAATCTTGCTTGTATTGCTGGTTGTCTATGATGGAGAAagtcaatttttttagatacttttttaatttatAGCCTATTTTGGTCCTCTTGTCAAACTCTATGCACATTTGACTTGTCAACCACTTATTCTTCACAATCATGGCCAGTTCGATTATCTCACCGGCATATATTTTGCCCACTGCCTGCAAAAAAACACGAATATTTTCACTTATGGTTTGATTAGCTACTGTGCTAGCCAGCTTTTTGACCTGGGTTTTGTTTAGAGATGTCCTGTGGAAAACCTCAAACCGATTAGTTTGATCCTTATCTAAGTTGGTTACCAAGAGTTTGAACTGCTCGTCCTGTTtaagtttttcatttacATCTTCATTGCCATTGGCGTTTTCGTAATTGTTGTTTTGTGTTTGCTGTTGTATGATGTCTTGTGGAAAGATTAGGTTTTCAGGGACTTTATTGATAGAGTCCGGGTCTTGCTGGTTCATCTTGGATTTCTGGTATTTGTATTTCAGATATTTAATTAATTGATTGTTGACTGGTGTACCACCCGTTCGTAGGTTTTGTAGTTTCCACGTAACGTAGTCTTGATCCTCACTGATGACTTGGTCAATCATCTGCTTTGTAGAAAAATAGTTTGCTATTGTCAGTATTGGCGGGTAGTTGACTTTGGGGATGGTATCCAAAGGACCTTGAGGTTCGGCCATAGTGAGGCTGTTGTGGCTCAAACTTAATTTGTGTCCTTCATTTATATGGCTAATTACATCAATTTACCTCTTcacaatttttcaatttctttaactTTTCAGTTTAAGAAATTGGaataagagaaaaaattcgGTAATGGATTGAGCAGAGATGAGGCTTCGAAGagcaaagaaataaaaggcTACGACACCAGCATGGGGATGAACGAAGCAGCTGAAAAAGAGCAGGAGTATGTCCACAAAGTTTATAACGAGATAGCGCCGCATTTCTCGCAAACTAGATATAAGCCATGGCCCATAGTGACGCGGTTCTTGAAGACTCGTCCAACGGGTGCCATCGGTATCGACGTTGGGTGTGGCAATGGTAAGTACCTCGGAGTGAATCCTGATGTGTATATTATTGGGTCAGACCGCTCAGATGGTCTCATTGAGTGCGCCAGAGGTATAAATCCATCCTACAACCTACTGGTGGCAGATGGGCTGAACCTACCACACAAGGACAACACATTCGACTTTGCTATCTCAATTGCTGTAGTGCATCACTGGTCCACGAGGGAGAGACGTGTTGAGGTGATCAGACACGTTCTATCGAAGCTACGCCAAGGCGGGCAAGCATTAATCTACTGTTGGGCTCTAGAACAGGGCAGCTCCCGTAGGGGATACCATGAGGGCATGGAGCAAGATGTATTTGTCCCCTGGGTTCTTCCCAAGGATAAAGCCAAACCAAAATCTGAATCAACGCCGGTTATCAAGGCCAAGACAAAGCCAAGGCCAAACTTGATGAATATTCCCCCAAAGGAGCGTTCCGAGTACTTGCAACGCTGGAAGGAGGAGCAGCAGCGCAATAAATCTCTCGACAATAGCGACCATGAGCAACAGAAAGATCAAGAGcaggaaaaggaagaggTCAAATACCGATACTATCATTTATACCGGGAGGGCGAATTGGCTGAGGATTGCCGCCAAGCTGGTGCTGCCGTTCATAGTGAGGGCTTCGAGCGCGACAATTGGTGGGTGGTGGCCCAGAAGAGATGAAGGTAATATATAGGTAGACAGGTTTATTTGTAGCAGCAGGAATTACAGTAGAAGTATGTAATAATTTTCACAATATAATCGAAGATGCCAGTAGTCAATCATGAGGATAGCGAATTCCATCTCTCGCACACAGAGGAGGACAAGTTAAACGAGTTCCAGGTCATCACGAATTTCCCCCCAGAGGACTTGCCGGATGTGGTGAGACTGTTGAGGAACCATGGTTGGCAGTTAGAACCAGCATTGAGCCGATACTTCGATGGAGAGTGGAGAGGCGGACCTGAGGAGACGGTGGGAGAGTCCACTCCAACGACACCCATGGCAGACACCTTGGCTCCACCCGCGTTGGGCCCTAGGCCCTTGCCATTCACGACCTCGCTGCCCGTAGTCAGACCATTGCCAGCAAACTTCCGCCACGATTTCAGAACCGTTGGGCTGAACGGACGCTCCAACACTGTGTGGTCCATGTTTGACTCTTTCAGTTATGATGGCAACCcccttctttttgttttactGTTGATCCCTAGGATAATCAATAGGTTGTCTGCCACAATATTCACGTTCTTTTGCACCCTATTGTCCCTGCATTCCATAGGTGGTGGCGGTAATTCAGCAAAGCCGAAGATCTCCAAGATTCCAAAGGCGCCAACCAGAGAAACACATATTCCGTTGGCTGAAATACTAGGCGACATGAAGGACAAGGATGCATTGTGCCAGCTAAAAAGCTTCAAGCCAGATATTTCCTTCAATGAGGCCTTGCGTATCGCAAAGGAGGAGTTTAAGTTTATGTTGCTCATCCTAGTTGGTGACACCTACGACACCGATACAGAAGCCATCGATGTTAATTCTAAGCTGCTTTTGGAGAAGATTTTGTTAAACAAAAAGACTTTACAGTACTTGCGCAAGATTGATGACGACCTGATCATTTACTTGAAGTGCGTTCACGAGTTAGAACCTTGGTTAATTGCTCAGCAACTAGGTGTCAGAAACACGCCGGAAATCTTTCTCGTTGCCAACGTGGCTAACACGACTTCCCGTTCAGAGACTCTGCCCTCACAAAGACTCTCTATTCTCGGCAAGTTGAAGATTAATTCATTGAACAGATTCTTGCAGTCGTTAACAAACGTGGTAGAAAAGTACACTCCGGAATTAGTTGTTAACAAAACCGAAATGCACGAGCTACGCATGTCaagagaaattaaaaaactGCAGGAAGATGCATACAAGAAGTCTCTAGAAATGGACAGAATCAAAGCTAtagagaaggaaaaaagctTGAAACGCGCCCAGGACTTGAAATTAAACTCGACTGCTCAACAATTAAACTGGCTAAAGGCTTGCATCGATGAACTCCAGCCGTTGGCGGTAGCGGGGAAGCAAGCTACTCTGCAATTCAGGACCTCCAGTGGCAAAAGATTCGTCAAGAAGTTCCCCTCCATGGCTACACTTTATCAAATCTACCAATCCATCGGGTGTCACATATACCTCGAGGTATACTCTAGTGACCCTGCGGAATGGTCTAACGCCCTTCAAGAGAAAATTAGGCAGTTGTCTGCAGACGATAACGTGCTCTGCTTCAAAGAAGGACAATTCGAGACGGGTACTGCTACTACTGTCGAAGAGCTCGGCGACATCATCAACAACGAGcttatttcttttgaccTCGAACAAGGTAAGCTCGAATTCAATTTTGAATTGGTATCTCCTTTCCCTAAGTATACTGTGCATCCTGACGAACGGATGTCGGTGGACCAAGTGCCCCAGCTATGGCCAAATGGCAGCCTCTTAGTGGAAGCTCtcgttgaagaagatgaagaaaatgaagaacaatgataatataaCATCTCGTTAAAAACGACAAACGCGTACAAAGAGTCTCCGAagtttacttttttttcatttttcgTCTTTACTCTTTCGTCTCCCTAATGATTTTGGCCAACCGTTGGTTGTTACGTGTTATATGTTTGTTTTAGGAGCTGGGGCTACGTTTATAGTTTTATAACTCAGTTGACCTCATAAGcgaaaagcaagaaaaggatGCAGGTGTTACAGTTATGGTTAACAACTTTGATCTCTTTGGTGGTGGCAGTGCAGGGATTACATTTCGACATTGCGGCATCTACAAACCCAGAACTGGTTTGTATTCGTGATTTTGTCACTGAAGGTCAGTTGGTGGTCGTGGATGTCCACTCGGATGGTTCTGTTGGAGATGGACAAAAGCTAAACCTCTTCGTGCGTGATTCTATTGGAAACGAGTATCGTAGAAAGAGGGATTTTGCAGGTGACGTTCGTGTTGCGTTTACTGCTCCATCTTCTACAGCATTCGACGtttgttttgaaaatgaggCTCAGTATCGTGGCCGTTCTTTGAGCAGGGCCATTGAATTGGACATTGAGAGCGGTGCTGAAGCTCGTGACTGGAACAAGATCAGCGCCAACGAAAAGTTGAAACCTATAGAAGTCGAGTTGCGTAGAGTGGAGGAAATCACGGACGAAATTGTCGACGAATTGACTTACTTGAAAAACAGAGAGGAGAGACTAAGAGACACTAATGAATCTACCAATAGAAGGGTAAGaaatttctcaattttGGTTATTATTGTCTTGTCCTCGCTGGGTGTTTGGCAAGtcaattatttgaaaaactacTTCAAAACGAAACATATCATTTAGGCAAAGAAAGAGGAACACGCCACGCATTTGTGTATCAACTTACCCTATAATCGCATATGTATTCGACTATTttttacatatatatgAATAGATCCCAGAAcagaaaaatgaagaaaaaaatatacttgAACATGGATTTGTTCGTTTACATCTTTAAATATCCTAGCTTTCCCAATACACAACCAAAATCCAAATACGTCATGAAAAGTCTCTTGCCATCAGTAGCACAACTAATCATTTCAATGATCCCGGCACTCTGATCGGCCCCGATGAGGTTggagattttttgaagatctTTTACACTTAACACATGATCTCTTAACGCCACTTGCGGGAAGTCCACGTCTCTGCCACAGTTTTTAACAAGCATCGACCACAAATCATCTATTATCGTTAAATTATTCATCAGTATCAGTAACTGGCATGTACATCGTACCAGTTTCGTGAAATCTATCACTTCAGTACCCTCAATAATAACATCTTCATTCCTCACCAGTTTGCAAATTGTGGGTTCTAGTTGTAAATCCTGGAAGAATCTAGGTAGTTCATTAACGGTCATATCATGATCCAGACTAGACTCCGCATATTTTCCCAGAATTTCATCCTCAACTTCGATGGGTACTTTCGGGTTCTCGAATAGCTGTACTCTTTCATAACTGACACTATTGGATTTGCTCATTGAAACAGAACCTAGAAGCTATTAGGCAGTCTGGCCTTGTTAATGTGGTGCTTGCATATGTAATAATTGTAAAGGTCCACATTATATATTTCAGAATTGTGGACCTTCGAAGGTGACCCGCCTGATGTGCGAcatatggaaaaaaatttggatgGAAATGCTCAAAGATTGGTACCATTAACAAGAATCACTCACACAAGTAGGTAAGAGCAGAAGGAGAAAAGGAACGGGTGTTGTGATAATTATGAGTGACAACTCGAACACAAACGTGAACATGCAGGAACATGATCAACAAGTTGCTGATCCTGTGGTGGTTCCGCAGTCTACCGCCACTAACGATGAAAATACTAGTGACAAAAATACTGTTGATAGTAGCACTGCCACCACAACAAGAACTACAGAACGCGCAGAAAGTATAAGCAATCTCCCCCTTCCAGGTAACGAAGACGAAGCAAAGGCAGATCTACAACAATCCGAGAATAATGTAGAAACAATGGCCGCAGATCAGGCTTCATCCAGCGACAAGCATGCTTTTCCAAGTGTATCTGCTACAGATGATGTCCCAGAAACTTCAAATGCGGATCCATCCGAACCAAATGAAACTGTTAAGAAGGAAGAGGCCTCTGATGAAAGGAAGAGGCCTCGCGAAGAGGAAGCCAAAAATAGTGATGGTGATAAGAAAGATGAGGGCGATAACAAagatgacgacgatgacgacgatgatgacgatgatgatgatgacgatgacgacgatgatgaagcCCCAACTAAGAGGCGTCGTCAAGAAAGGAACAGATTCCTGGATATTGAAGCTGAGGTtagtgatgatgaagatgaagatgaagacgaagagGATTCAGAGTTGGTTCGTGAAGGTTTCATTACCcatggtgatgatgaagatgacgaatCAAGTGCTCCGGGTGCAAGAAGAGACGATAGATTACATAGACAACTGGACCAAGATTTGAACAAGActtcagaagaagatgcTCAAAGGTTAGCGAAAGAATTAAGGGAGCGTTACGGTAGAAGTAGTTCCAAGCAATATCGTGCTGCTGCTCAAGATGGTTACGTGCCACAGAGGTTTCTTCTACCAAGTGTTGATACAGCTACCATTTGGGGTGTGCGCTGCAGACCAggcaaagaaaaggaattgACTCGTaagttattgaaaaaaaaattcaatttgGATAGGGCCAtgggtaaaaaaaaattgaaaattctATCCATTTTCCAAAGGGATAATTACACAGGAAGAATTTATATTGAAGCACCTAAACAATCcgttattgaaaaattttgtaatgGTGTTCCAgatatttatatttctcaaaaattGCTAATTCCCGTCCAAGAATTACCTCTATTACTGAAACCAAATAAATCAGATGACGTCGCTTTGGAAGAGGGTAGTTATGTTCGTATTAAGAGAGGGATCTACAAGGGTGATTTGGCGATGGTCGACCAAATTAGTGAGAATAATTTAGAAGTGATGCTGAAAATTGTTCCCCGTTTGGATTATGGTAAATTTGACGAAATTGATCCGACAACGCAACAACGTAAATCTAGAAGACCAACTTTTGCTCATAGAGCTCCACCACAATTGTTTAACCCAACGATGGCCCTGAGATTAGATCAAGCTAATCTTTATAAAAGGGATGACCGTCACTTTACTTATAAGAATGAGGATTATATTGATGGTTATCTGTATAAGTCCTTCAGGATTCAACATGTggaaaccaaaaatattCAGCCAACTGTGGAGGAATTAGCAAGATTCGGTTCCAAAGAGGGCGCAGTAGATCTAACATCAGTTTCACAATCAATCAAGAAGGCCCAAGCTGCAAAGGTCACTTTCCAACCAGGTGATCGTATCGAAGTTTTAAATGGTGAACAGC
This region includes:
- the PPZ1 gene encoding salt homeostasis regulator (Serine/threonine protein phosphatase Z, isoform of Ppz2p~similar to YML016C); its protein translation is MGNSSSKSSKKDSHSSSSSRNPRPQVSRTETSHSVKSAKSNKSSRSRRSLPSSSTTNTNSNVADPSTPSKSNLEVNHQRHSSHTNRYHFPSSSHSHSNSQNELLTTPSSSSTKRPSTSRRSSYNTKAAADLPPSMIQMEPKSPILKINNSSTQVSKHKSSYSSTYYENALTDDDNDDKDNDISHTKRFSRSSNSRPSSIRSGSVSRRKSDVTHEEANSGLSSPNNQENYLVQALTRSNSHASSLHSRKSSFGSDGNTAYSTPLNSPGLSKLTDQSGEYFTYNSTSSLNHHSSRDIYPSKLLNHDDDIENSSQLSDTHASMENVNDKNNNITNSIKDPNGELDDIMHSSGNKNATKKFKKPIDIDETIQKLLDAGYAAKRTKNVCLKNNEILQICIKAREIFLSQPSLLELSPPVKIVGDVHGQYGDLLRLFTKCGFPPSSNYLFLGDYVDRGKQSLETILLLFCYKIKYPENFFLLRGNHECANVTRVYGFYDECKRRCNIKIWKTFIDTFNTLPLAAIVAGKIFCVHGGLSPVLNSMDEIRHVVRPTDVPDFGLINDLLWSDPTDSPNEWEDNERGVSYCYNKVAINKFLNKFGFDLVCRAHMVVEDGYEFFNDRSLVTVFSAPNYCGEFDNWGAVMSVSEGLLCSFELLDPLDSAALKQVMKKGRQERKLANQQQQMMETSITNDNES
- the TAF11 gene encoding TATA-binding protein-associated factor TAF11 (TFIID subunit (40 kDa)~similar to YML015C); this encodes MAEPQGPLDTIPKVNYPPILTIANYFSTKQMIDQVISEDQDYVTWKLQNLRTGGTPVNNQLIKYLKYKYQKSKMNQQDPDSINKVPENLIFPQDIIQQQTQNNNYENANGNEDVNEKLKQDEQFKLLVTNLDKDQTNRFEVFHRTSLNKTQVKKLASTVANQTISENIRVFLQAVGKIYAGEIIELAMIVKNKWLTSQMCIEFDKRTKIGYKLKKYLKKLTFSIIDNQQYKQDYQSDSVPEDEPDFFFDDEEVDKRETTLGNSLLQSKSLQQSDHNSQDLKLQLIEQYNKLVLQFNKLDVSIEKYNNSPLLPEHIREAWRLYRLQSDTLPNAYWRTQGEGQGSLFR
- the TRM9 gene encoding tRNA (carboxymethyluridine(34)-5-O)-methyltransferase (tRNA methyltransferase~similar to YML014W); translation: MGMNEAAEKEQEYVHKVYNEIAPHFSQTRYKPWPIVTRFLKTRPTGAIGIDVGCGNGKYLGVNPDVYIIGSDRSDGLIECARGINPSYNLLVADGLNLPHKDNTFDFAISIAVVHHWSTRERRVEVIRHVLSKLRQGGQALIYCWALEQGSSRRGYHEGMEQDVFVPWVLPKDKAKPKSESTPVIKAKTKPRPNLMNIPPKERSEYLQRWKEEQQRNKSLDNSDHEQQKDQEQEKEEVKYRYYHLYREGELAEDCRQAGAAVHSEGFERDNWWVVAQKR
- the UBX2 gene encoding Ubx2p (Bridging factor involved in ER-associated protein degradation (ERAD)~similar to YML013W), encoding MPVVNHEDSEFHLSHTEEDKLNEFQVITNFPPEDLPDVVRLLRNHGWQLEPALSRYFDGEWRGGPEETVGESTPTTPMADTLAPPALGPRPLPFTTSLPVVRPLPANFRHDFRTVGLNGRSNTVWSMFDSFSYDGNPLLFVLLLIPRIINRLSATIFTFFCTLLSLHSIGGGGNSAKPKISKIPKAPTRETHIPLAEILGDMKDKDALCQLKSFKPDISFNEALRIAKEEFKFMLLILVGDTYDTDTEAIDVNSKLLLEKILLNKKTLQYLRKIDDDLIIYLKCVHELEPWLIAQQLGVRNTPEIFLVANVANTTSRSETLPSQRLSILGKLKINSLNRFLQSLTNVVEKYTPELVVNKTEMHELRMSREIKKLQEDAYKKSLEMDRIKAIEKEKSLKRAQDLKLNSTAQQLNWLKACIDELQPLAVAGKQATLQFRTSSGKRFVKKFPSMATLYQIYQSIGCHIYLEVYSSDPAEWSNALQEKIRQLSADDNVLCFKEGQFETGTATTVEELGDIINNELISFDLEQGKLEFNFELVSPFPKYTVHPDERMSVDQVPQLWPNGSLLVEALVEEDEENEEQ
- the ERV25 gene encoding Erv25p (Member of the p24 family involved in ER to Golgi transport~similar to YML012W); protein product: MQVLQLWLTTLISLVVAVQGLHFDIAASTNPELVCIRDFVTEGQLVVVDVHSDGSVGDGQKLNLFVRDSIGNEYRRKRDFAGDVRVAFTAPSSTAFDVCFENEAQYRGRSLSRAIELDIESGAEARDWNKISANEKLKPIEVELRRVEEITDEIVDELTYLKNREERLRDTNESTNRRVRNFSILVIIVLSSLGVWQVNYLKNYFKTKHII
- the RAD33 gene encoding Rad33p (Protein involved in nucleotide excision repair~similar to YML011C), yielding MSKSNSVSYERVQLFENPKVPIEVEDEILGKYAESSLDHDMTVNELPRFFQDLQLEPTICKLVRNEDVIIEGTEVIDFTKLVRCTCQLLILMNNLTIIDDLWSMLVKNCGRDVDFPQVALRDHVLSVKDLQKISNLIGADQSAGIIEMISCATDGKRLFMTYLDFGCVLGKLGYLKM
- the SPT5 gene encoding transcription elongation factor SPT5 (Component of the universally conserved Spt4/5 complex (DSIF complex)~similar to YML010W), which produces MSDNSNTNVNMQEHDQQVADPVVVPQSTATNDENTSDKNTVDSSTATTTRTTERAESISNLPLPGNEDEAKADLQQSENNVETMAADQASSSDKHAFPSVSATDDVPETSNADPSEPNETVKKEEASDERKRPREEEAKNSDGDKKDEGDNKDDDDDDDDDDDDDDDDDDDEAPTKRRRQERNRFLDIEAEVSDDEDEDEDEEDSELVREGFITHGDDEDDESSAPGARRDDRLHRQLDQDLNKTSEEDAQRLAKELRERYGRSSSKQYRAAAQDGYVPQRFLLPSVDTATIWGVRCRPGKEKELTRKLLKKKFNLDRAMGKKKLKILSIFQRDNYTGRIYIEAPKQSVIEKFCNGVPDIYISQKLLIPVQELPLLLKPNKSDDVALEEGSYVRIKRGIYKGDLAMVDQISENNLEVMLKIVPRLDYGKFDEIDPTTQQRKSRRPTFAHRAPPQLFNPTMALRLDQANLYKRDDRHFTYKNEDYIDGYLYKSFRIQHVETKNIQPTVEELARFGSKEGAVDLTSVSQSIKKAQAAKVTFQPGDRIEVLNGEQRGSKGIVTRTTKDIATIKLNGFTTPLEFPISTLRKIFEPGDHVTVINGEHQGDAGLVLMVEQGQVTFMSTQTSREVTITANNLSKSIDTTATSSEYALHDIVELSAKNVACIIQAGHDIFKVIDETGKVSTITKGSILSKINTARARVSSVDANGNEIKIGDTIVEKVGSRREGQVLYIQTQQIFVVSKKIVENAGVFVVNPSNVEAVASKDNMLSNKMDLSKMNPEIISKMGPPSSKTFQQPIQSRGGREVALGKTVRIRSAGYKGQLGIVKDVNGDKATVELHSKNKHITIDKHKLTYYNREGGEGITYDELVNRRGRVPQARMGPSYVSAPRNMATGGIAAGAAASSGLSGGMTPGWSSFDGGKTPAVNAQSGSGGGGVSSWGGASTWGGQGNGGASAWGGAGGGASAWGGQGTGATSTWGGASAWGNKSSWGGASTWASGGESNGAMSTWGGTGDRSAYGGASTWGGNSNNKSARDGGASAWGNQDDGNRSAWNNQGNKSNYGGNSTWGGH